In the Cannabis sativa cultivar Pink pepper isolate KNU-18-1 unplaced genomic scaffold, ASM2916894v1 Contig7, whole genome shotgun sequence genome, GTACGAAAGACCACAATATGAAAACAAAATAGGGACCTTCAAGAACAGGTTTTATACATAAAAACATACTATCCCAGATTCCCAGCCCCGGACTAAATTGGAGAGTAGAACTCATTCACAGATTAACCTTACAAAGAATACTGAAATAAAATGCGACCAAGTCCTCCTAAATACCAAAATTTGATGATCATGCTACATTCTAGATATATTAATCTATATTACCCAACAACATTTAAACAAGAATCATGAAATAACCTGAATGCAGGAACTTTGAGAGGCTGCAAAGCATGAAATGCATTTGCAAATGCTGTCAAAATCTGCAGCAGAAAAAAGAaggttaaaatataaaaaacaaaatgTAATCATTTGTAGTGCAAGTGATATCTGATAAGAGAACCATATAGACCTGAAAGTTTGCGCCATCTACAAGGGGGTCTATGGAGCCAAGATCCTGAAGCCAATTGATAAACAATCTAAAATATGGTCTTGGATTAAAAGATGATTTCTTCTCTTCAGCATCTTTTTGAATGAATCTGACAGTAACTGCTAGAATCTGCCAAACATTATACATGTCAAACAACCAAAACATAATAAATTAGTCAATACTCTGAACTTAATAATCAATTTTTCTCACCTTAGACAAGAGAAATGGTTTATTGGTTCCCTGCTGCAagaggaaattatttatttagaatTCAGATCTTATTGCAAAAGAATTGAAAAAACACTGGAAATGTGCTTGCTGAGTGGGATGCCTACTAACCTTGAGAATTGAAAAGACGATTTTTGCATAAATATCAATTGCAAGAAATGACAAACTCTGCCCTTGAAGAGGTGCTTGCAATGTGCCTGAATTAATCACCTCAGAAGATAGGCAATGCGCAACAGAAAGTTCCTAAAACAGAAAAAAGATGAGGCCATGGCTCTTGTCAAATCATAACTAGCCTTTCCAAAGAAAGAGATCTCACTGTGAGGAGGCGGAAAAATCTCTCTGTCACGTCATCCCCTTTCAGCAGTCCATTTTGATGCAGCTGTAAAATGTAATGTGCACACGCTGCATCATTAGCACCAGGAAGTTCACAAATCCTGTACCACTCTGCAAACAGCCTCGAAACCTAACAAAAAGAAAAGCATTAGAGATGAGTTTCATGAGCATAAATGCCGTACAACTCTTTTCATATTAATTTCCATGGGTATCGAGTTACTCTGCTCTACCAAGTCAGAAAAACAAATCCTAAATAGCTCCCTCCCCACCCCCTAACACTACCAGAAAGAGATAATGATAACATCAGAAGTAtatatctaatatatttataacaataataataaaaagaaaaaacaattaaaaaatcatCTTCCCATAAAAGAGAGAAAAGGGAGTCAGCTAAGTAGAATTTCTCTATGGTTTGCATATTGCATATTCCCATACAACACTATCAACTTCAACCACCATTCCGAGTGTAAAAGTACATAGAAGAATATTTTATCCTCATTCTAGTGCTATTATCcatctaagaaaataaaaaatctagtTATCATCAAAGGTGAATGTTACTTAATCAATAACATAAATTATAAGGAATATACTTGGAAACTAAATGTCATGATACCTGCTCACGGAAACCAGCAGGATCTGGTTCAACAGACTCTACACTACTCAAGTCTTCCTTAACCATAGAGAGACCAGGAGCCTGTTAACAAAATACAAAGTTAAATAAAAGAATTGTTGAAATAGGTTACacacaaaagaaaaaatttgaccAAGATGTCTTTACTGACTTTCTTGTCTCTAGATTGTCGAGCCTTGTCATCCTTCCCAACATTAACACCAGAAGAAACAGCCACATTTGCTGAAGGATTCTTGACCATCTCAACCAACTGTTGCAATGACTCGGGAGACCCAGGCTTTGAAGCAAGCTGTGTTTCAGAATGATAAGTAAATGAGTTTATACATCAATATGCAAGGACATTCACTCATGCAAGACTGAACAAGTACAAACCTTTGCTAATGCATCTACAAGATTATGAAGTTCCGAAATTACTGTAGATTCTTCTACTGCCAATATTTGAAGAAGCGAAATAGCAAACTCCGTTGCAGCCTCTGCATGTTTAATGCActtagtaatatttttaaatgcAAGAAATAAAAGGAAATCAAAACAAAATCTTCTACATACTATTCCTTCCTCCATCAATAAGTTTTGCCATATGCACATTATACTCTGCAAGGTTTAACAATTCACTACGGATAAGGCCAACAGTAATATCTTTGTTAAACTTTCGCTCCTCGTCTGAATAAATCACCTGCGCAAAGTTGAAAAGTATTTGATCAATACAACCAGAATGTCACACTTTATAACAACAGAAATGGATACCAGCTCATTAAACTAAAGAACTAGGCAAACTCCAGTCCTTTCACCAGCCCAGAAAGCTGAAGACTTCGCAAAAATGATTAAAATGAAATAGATCCATAAAACTTCTTGCCAACATAATATCATCTGAGAGAGTCTACGTGGTAAACCCACAATATAAAACATGATTCAATGTTGAATGAGCATACCCAGCTAGTGAGCTCCTTGACAACTAGCTTGCACACATCCCGAATAGCAGTAAGGATCGTGAGAAGAGAACCAACATGAACATGGTTTGATGCATTTTCATATAAACCCTTGAAAACCTGTACCAAAATTTGAAACAATCTCAAGATATTGACATGTTGGGGCCAAACAAATGACATATCATCATCACTTGGGAATGAGTTAGCTAATTTCGTTAATCACTTGTATAGTTTTTAAagtagaaagaaagaaaaaaaattgcaataaGTACTACGAACCTTTTGAGCAACAGCTAAGGCAGCTTCATCACGGCTTACGCATCTAAGTATGATCTCTGGAACTTCAGTAACAATTCCCTGTAAACATGTCCCCCAAAAAAAGGATTTAAATAACACCCTAATGCAAAGTTGATGAATGTACAAAGTCAAACAAAAAGCATAAttacacataaaataataatataaaaaattaatgataaaaAGGATGCCATCACAGAATCAAAACATGATATTGAAAGATCATAACACATTGAATGGAACCTTCAAATTAACATTCTTTACCATatctgattaaaaaaattaaatacctgAATTTCTGCTTCTCTAGCTTCATTAGTTATCAAAGATTCAAGCTGAAACAATCAAAAAGGAAGTCAGCTACTACGTTATATAAAATCCTCCGTGGCAGAATAGAATCCATTTGCAAGAAAAACAGGTTCATTTTTGCACCAGGACCCAAGAATATTGAAATGCAATGGGTAAGGCCAGAATGTTACAAAAGATCATAACCTTTCTCACAGAAacgaaaataaaaattgaaagttGTGGCAAATTAGAAAACACAATCCCACATTTCAgaagaaaaacaagaaaaaaaaattcttatgtCCAAAGACCAACATAAACATTGGCTTGAATGTGAAGCAAACTAAACAACCTTAGATAAGTAATGGgaccataaaataaaaaatagatggGGACAAAAAAGCATGCAGAACCTTTTGTGAAACAATCTGGTATTTATCCAACGCATCCCTCGTACTAAGTGAAGGGTCTGATAAGCTACTTCCAAGACGCTCACCAGCAGCAGGTGAAGGCAATGGCTGCGAAGAAGTTCCAGATTCCTGGTAATAAATTTAAAGCTTGAAGTTTAATTTTCAGAACCATAAACAAGCTCATTTTCAACATCAATATGTGAGCATCCAACCTTAGCAGCATCAGTGTACTCCACTGAATGTAACTCAGGCAGAGAAGAAACAGTAGCAAATGAACCAACGACAGGATCACTTTCAGAACTATGTTGGGTAACAGCTTCAGCCACACCAACATGCAATGAGGAAGCACTGAAAATCCCAAAAAGGTAAGCAATTAATAAGTTGAAAAAGAAACAAATTCTGCTGAAATAAGAACAGAGTCAATCCTCAGTACAGCCTCCTGATCTTGTTTCGCGCACAAAGTCTagtttgttcaaaaaaaaaaaattgacgaTGGTGAATATTACAAACCTAAGATGCAGAGCTGAATTAGTAGAATCAATAGCCTCGTCCACTGGACGGGAGACAGAGTCAAAACCCAAGCTTCCAGATGCAGAAGAATATGCTGGACTAAGTTGTGTTGAAGCTGTACCATAAGCACCAGCTAGACCAGTATTTGCAGTTGAAGCAGAGGCACCAGCAGGCACAGCATGCGAACTCTGACTAGACTGATTTTGCAAAGGAAGCCGGACAAAGTCCTAAAAACAATAACAGAATACAAGATCTGAGTACATTAAAAACAATTTCCTATTAAAAGGAATGCACTAAGTACACCAATCGACAAGTGCTAACCTCATATACTCTCTGTTGAGAAAGCGACAAATGACCAGGTTTAGGACGAAGAGACTCTGGCACAACACCCATTGATCCTTGAGTGTACACGTTAGCATCAAAAAAGTTGGCGCCAACACCGTCTCTATGGTTCCTCCTCAATGAAAGTTGTTGATTTATTTCTCCATCAATGCTTTGTATGGCCTACACATGCAGGCACAATCAGCATAAAGACTACAAAGCCACCAGTGGGTGACATTCAAGTTATAAATAAAGAGTTATATGCTTCTTCATAAATCACCAATTACTCagccaaaatatatatatatataatagagagACACAAATGGATGTTTTTGGTCATAGGCATAGCTTGATGCTATCACCTCCTCTTTAGGTCCTAAGTTCGGATCCCCTCCCccaatatcaaaaaaaaaaacacaaaaaagcaTAGGCTTTTAATTTAAAGTGAAGTTCAGATACTGCTTCAACTCAGTGCAATGGTAATAAGTTGGTTTCAATGTAGAGCAGCAGGCACCTATACATGAGAAATGACAATGACAAGATTTGGGATGGATTTTATAGTTGAATGATAAAGATGCTCATCTATGATCACCAGCTTCACAAGTGAATCTCTAATGTCCAGAAAATAATGATCACCAGCATCTATCAGCATCATTTGTACACAAACGTAAGGAGCTAAACTGTCCTCACATTCTCTTCAACTTATTAAAATAAATCTTCTgttgagtttttttttcttttttagtcaAATCATTTTTCTTTAAGCAAGAGCTGAGCAAAATGTTCCCAAAGGCAAATCGTCCTATAGTATCACATATTGGAACAGAAAATTGTCTTTAGATATCTTATATGATATTacctaaatttattttatttccaatGTAATAGCAATAATAGTTCCCTAAGGTGGTGTttagttggaggtaatgaaTTGGAATAGAATGGAAAAcaaaacaatttttattccattcctttgtttagttgcattttaaagtattagaatatCATTTCAATGGAATGACTTTCCCATCATTTTGGTGGAATAACTATTCCATTTCGAAGTGGAAGGAAAGACCATTCTAATGCaagatgagaaaaaatttaataatttttttatgaattttttatgcGATTTAAATATGATTCCCTTCAATTCCTATTCCCACTCCTATTCATATTCCTATGTTTTCATtccttccaaccaaacgccacctaaatgtCCAAATGGCACATGAATCTTCATCAAAAGTAAACAATTTGATACTCGGCTCTAAACTCTAAACTCATGcaaacaaattaatatatttgtttAGCAAAACAAACCTTATCGGTTGCAGCCTGCTCAATGACTGCACAGCCAAGATCCAAATTGTCATTGGTAACAATTTGAACTGCTTGTTCCAGAAGTTCACTAGCAAGATTCAAACCCTGAAGTGAATTCCTCAGTTGACTCAGTATAGAAGTTCGCAAGGGTTCCTGCCCATCAAACAACAAACATAGTTCTAAACACACGATTAAGGAAGAAGAAGTTGGGAAGAACAAACAAAGAAAGAACTTCTtggttaaaaaaatatacaaaaagaaaCAAGTATGTCCCCCACCTAGAAACAATAAACATTGAATTGGggtaaaaaaaaaccaaatatctaaaaagaaacaagtattttccaaaatgcacaataagattaaaaaaaaccTTGCACGTCACATGCGCTAGACTTCCTGCCAGACTTGCAACCATCAAGTGTGCTGCATTGAATATACGTGTTTCATCCGATTCCATGGCATAATCCTACAAATGCAATCAATTAATTATAGTGAAATATAAAACGTGGAAATCAGAAGGCTACCTAACTGAGAAACATATCTAAGATGATGTAGCTCCATTATTATACAGAAGATGGCATTAGGCTAAGCATCTCTAGAACCGTCAGACGTGAGAGAAAACTCATTTGAACAATGTTAAATTATAGCAAAAGAACTTGCcacaaactaaaaaaaacatAGAATAAGCCAGTAAACAAAGATGAAACCATTCAACATTGAAGGTACCAAACTACAGAACAAGTCTGGGCTGTACCCATTTCTTAATTAATCATGTATGTCATCATATAAAGAAGAATGAACCAACCTTTAAAACAAGTTCCTTAGTTGTCTGGGTAGCTATAGAAACACTACGTTGAACAATACTAGGCACTATCTCTTTAATAGCTCTATCCATCGCGATCGGAACAACTCTACAAAATACAAGAGAGATTAGTGTTAACAACACCCAAGCAGTTttacacccaaaaaaaaaagagcggggggggggggggaaagGTATTCATAGCACCTCTGAAAATGCATGTGCAAGCCCAACGCACTAAGCTTCTGGTTGATGATGACATGAGTACCAATGTTAGGTACTGGTGTGGGAAGCTACAAACAGAAGAAAAAGAGACGTGAAAGTTCTCATCAATGATTCAATCTAATTGCTCTTCACATAATAAAGGAAAGTAAAAGAGAGGAAAGAAGGATACCTGACTAACAGAGAATGGTGACTGAGGAGTAGCTTGTAGCAGTCCTTGTGCAGATGGAAGCTGATCAGACAATCCTAAAGCTGCCAACTTATCATCCTCCATTAATGTACCAGACGAAAGATGTAGAGGAGCAGCATACTAGgccaaaaaacaaataataaaacattAGAATATCAAACCAAAGAGAACCCAGAAAAAGTTATTGCTGGCAAAACCAACCTGAGATAATAAATGAGGATGTCCTGCAGAATTAGATGAAGGAGCAACCTCAAGTGGTAGCTCAACTTGATTTAGTGGAGACATTAGGGTTGATTTAACTTCAGCAACCATTTGAGGTTGCGATGCTCCCACATCTTTATTAGAAAAATCAGGATTTCCTTCAACTTCTCTCTTGCGATCCTTCAGAAGGGCAGTTGGTGTTATCTCCTTCAAATCCACATTTAGGTTTTTGAATAGAACCTGAGACAAAAAATTAGCAAAGTTTGattaaaaaacacacacacacacatatacataGGATCAACCATTGGTCAGAGAAACTACAGCATAACTAGTACCTCAATGTCGAATTTCAGATTCATTTTCAAGTTTGGCATCGAATAAATTTCAGCAAGTAATCCAAGAATTCCCATAGTCCAGGGATTGGGAGGTTGATATGCTAGACTGACATTGCATGGTTCCAGGACCTGCAAGTGGCGGAACATTAGCCCTACATCACCTAACTCAGAATGGCAGGCATGATTAGTataaagtatatatttatagttataTACCTTTGATGTGAATGGTATTACAGCAATCATCAAGCCCTTCTCATATGCCTGTGGAGACAATGAACATGAGCAAAATAACCAAAAAGAATAAAACAAAACAGGAGGAGAGTAATGAGGGCACACAGAAAGGAAAATAGCTGACAAAATTAGTACCTCTATAATCAAGGATTTGGGATCTATTTCCCGAGCCCGTAAAACTTGGTTTCTTCCAATTGTCAACTTTCCAAGCCAGCTtcctaaattttttaataatgaacGCTCTTCTGAACTTGATTTTATTAGCTCTGACCCCAAAAGAACCTAAATTGCGCAAAAATGTTAAAGTCCAACGCATCAAATCAAGTATAAAAACACAAAATGCTCAATATTAAACTTGTCAGACATAACCTTGCAGTTCTCATAAGTGGCCTGAATAATCTCTTTATTCAAGGCCTTTGCATTTACTTTGTCCAGGAATTTCAAGTACAAATCATGAAAATTTGGCTCAATACTTGCCCTGTAAAAATAGTTTCAGGAGATTTAATGAACTTTTGAACATAATATAATTGACGTTCAACTGCTAGAATCAACTGATCACAAAAGTACCAGGGCTTTATTTCACATATCATAATATGTTttatactaaaacaataataagacTCTTGGAAAAGAAAGATTCTTCTTCTATTGTTTTAAATGTGTAATCAGCTCACAAATTGAAGACCCTGACTAGTTTTTTGACTAACTGGAATGTTCGAAAaactccaaaaattaattactttgtGCTAAGTGATACCTAAATATATTTAACAGAGCACATGTATACATATACCATGTCtaaataacataatttttttacaatgcATGGCATTTCAAAAAGTCTAACCTTTTCATAACCATGTATTGTGCAAACCATGGATAGTGCTGCTCTTTCAATATGTCAATGAATTCCTTTGATTTAGCTTCAAGATTAGCAGaagaaatattattaattataaacgAGATCTTGTCCTGAACCTCTGATGCTGGAGCCTGTTAACAGAACATGGGAGTTTATTTCAGATCAAGAAAACATAAAGTAACAAAACAAAATAGACTCATGATTTCCTTTCTCCCAAGGCAGTTGATGGGTCTGCACATCTGCCATACAAAGGTATGCAATACATTTCTAacattgaaatttaaatttcttcaAAGAGCCAAAATTTATTGGAACATGTATATTTTTAACAAATTATATATTGAAGCTAAAATGCATTCAATGATAGAAGTTTCAATATAATCTTAAGGAAATGGATGCTGAAAGCTATATTAGGTAAGTTCAAAAAGAATATCTGAGCAACAGAATATGACCCTACTATTATAATAAactgtaataaaattaaatacctCTATAGGAGTATCCCTTTTCTCCGCAGCAGCAACTAATGTTTCAATGTTCAGAGCTGACCCAAACCCTGTATGATACGATGTTTAAAAAGGCACCCACACTCAAAGAAGGAATACAAGAAATGACAAAAAAGAGGGGAAATTACTTGTGGAAGGAACTCCTCTTGTAGAACGAACAAATCCTTGGGTAGAAGAAAGCATTGCCGGAGAACTAGTTGCACTATGTAACTGCAGTTTTTCAGTAACATAACACTTAGGTTGGACATTAGATTACTACATGAAGACAAGAGCATGTACtaaatatttttgaataatCAAAGCTTACTTTCTGAGCACTACTAGCTTCACCAATAGGAGCACCTGGTGTTTGCACGACAGAAGATAAAGGTGGTTTGTCATTGGATGAAGCCACAGGGACCTTATGACGCTCATCAAAAGAGCTATCATGTCTCTGTTGAAGCTGCAGAGAAGAAGAGAGTTGCTGCCCAGAGTGCATGGTACCAGGGACATTCAACTGTAACTAACCAAAATTGTGTTAGGCAATCATTCCATCTAATGTTTtctaaaatgtatttttaaattTCCATTTCAACAAACAGTAGCAATAGAACTGAAGTGTGGTTGTACTgcaaaacataaattaaaaaaatgatgcATTGACTGGCATGCTAGCTTAAAAATAAGATGCGTCAAAAGGAATCTGTCTATAGTGCCACAAGAGTGTTATCtatattatgattatatattCATACCAATATTGACTAGACACgccttataataattaatactaaaGTAATAGTGATAGTGAAATATGTGGAGCACAAACAGCTAGTAGCATGAGCTTGGTGATGGAAACCTAAAAAAATTAGTGCATGAAGCATATTTTCTCACGTTCAAACCATGTCAGTAAACAGAAAGTCATCATGCTACAATGAAGTAAGGCACACTTGAGAAGAAAAGCATAGTATCTAatggaagagaaaaaaaaaagatggcaACCATGGCTTTCGTCCTCTCTCTACCCATTTAGCCAAATTATATTGCATCACACAAGACAAGAAATAGGAATCACGACTTACATCCATATGTCCTGATGCCACTTGATATGGGCCATGGTGATGAGCAGAAGAAGCCTGGTTGCCCCCTTCAGAGTCTGAATGACCTGATGAAATCCTAGCTAGAGCTTGTTCAATGAAAGTAACTAGCTCTAAATGAGTACTACGTAGATGGGAAATTTGTAATATATGGTTGCAGTATTGCGGCCACTCTATAAGGCGATCCACAAACTGCTCCAAAGCCTTGGTACCAAACACAAACATCTGCATGTCAAGAGAGGGAAAAGAGCATAAGCAAAAATAAAATACCAAGTGAATGAAAGAAATTCAATAATAGATACAAACTTTTGAATCAGCAGGTTTGCGCAATGCATCCAGAACACCGCGTAGAGCAATCCCAAGTGGAAGATGAGTTACAAGTTGATGCTTGATAACAGAACCTAGGATATACACCAACACCAGAGTATACAAAATTTAAATCAACTCAAAGACATAGTTGCCATAAAATCaatgaaattaaaatatgattggCTTCATAGGAGTAAACCACAATAAGGGTATGCACATAATGTATATCGATATGAAAGACAAAGAACCAATGAAAACGAAATGCAATCAGCTTGAGTGCATAATTCAGATACGTAAATTTAATTGACTTTATAAGATCATGCTCTAGAGATCAAATGTAAAGATAAGAGTAATTCAGATATGTTAATCTAACAGTCAATTATTTAGGAAGTATTAAAGCTACATCTTTTCTTCAAAGAAATTTGATGATTGAATGCAATGCATCATTACAAAAGCATTTGAATAACTAACTAAATAAGATCATGCTCTAGAGATCAAATGTAAAGATAAAGTAAGTAAAATGCCAAACTGATCCATTATTGCTATTTGAGCCACTAAAAAACAATGCTATCTATCAGCACAGGAAGAAATTACTATCTATAAGCATCAACCTTATACTTTAAAATCAAAATGAATGACAAGAAACAGTCATTTCATAAACACCaggaaaattatatgaaatccATAAAAATGCTACAAACTCACCAAAAAGAATGGCTGCAATCTTCAATTGCTTTTCCGGATACTTTGGAAAGAACATGTACTCCTCAAACAGATTTGCAATCATGcactcaaaaattaagttctTCCTGTAAGTTTGTGCAACAATGTCATCTATTACTTCTCAAGATATATACATGAACATTAGTAAGTGATATCAACATATCAGGACATCTATAAACAAAAAGATTCTCTAACAAATGGTCACAATCAAAACATAAAACATGTGCCAAACAGGAAAAATATCTGGCATCATATTTTCTTGAAGTTTTTGTTGTTTACATCAATGCCGCACAACTTGGAATCAATGTAAAATTGAAAGATAAGTGATGATTCCTCCTCAAGAACAAGCAAAAACATTCATAATTAAAAGGTTTGCAATATGAAGAACGCAAAcaacataattatttatatgtc is a window encoding:
- the LOC133033427 gene encoding uncharacterized protein LOC133033427 isoform X6, whose protein sequence is MLKFSSTTANQIRFVLQSLTEANADSVIQDLSQFVEYETEGRILLLQTCLDHLNRYRTDAKNATLEIVVAAIFKCLLDRPNFSTVFCESLRNSEISEAILENFSNALHLSASEKICIGLALSDSENSDTRICGKNFCMAQIEELCANPVALNSSEQILNIIMFLQQSEGLSKHVDSFIQMLSLVQPKDVSQFVLTPSVSDEQREANFLKNMDLLHEGEDNDFDAILAEMEKEMSLGDIMKELGYGCTVDASQCKDILSLFLPLNEITISKILGTITCSHAGLEDSQNSFSTFGMALGCNTLSELPSLNSWNIDVLIDTIKQLAPSTNWIHVIENLDHEGFYIHNQEALSFFMSVYKRVSQEPFPLHAICGCVWKNTEGQLSFLKYAVSAPPEVFSFSHSQRQLENFGPNIQVGHANHAWLCLDLLDVLCQLSERGHASTARSMLDYPLQHCPEVLLLGIAQINTAYNLLQHEVSAIVFPTIVKNSMASSIILHLWHVNSKLVLRGFADAHKCDLDIITKILDLCQELKILSPVLDMTPSSFSIKLAALASKKELVDLENWLSGNLNTYKDIFFEECLKFLKEIQFGGSHDFSTRPFQHSGAISNLYADATSTFLKALKSHTGLITSSQLSEELERLDVSIVDSNPRLQNGGTADSSTDGYADDIEAEANSYFHQMFSGNLTIAEMVQMLARFKESSVNRKNLIFECMIANLFEEYMFFPKYPEKQLKIAAILFGSVIKHQLVTHLPLGIALRGVLDALRKPADSKMFVFGTKALEQFVDRLIEWPQYCNHILQISHLRSTHLELVTFIEQALARISSGHSDSEGGNQASSAHHHGPYQVASGHMDLNVPGTMHSGQQLSSSLQLQQRHDSSFDERHKVPVASSNDKPPLSSVVQTPGAPIGEASSAQKLHSATSSPAMLSSTQGFVRSTRGVPSTRFGSALNIETLVAAAEKRDTPIEAPASEVQDKISFIINNISSANLEAKSKEFIDILKEQHYPWFAQYMVMKRASIEPNFHDLYLKFLDKVNAKALNKEIIQATYENCKVLLGSELIKSSSEERSLLKNLGSWLGKLTIGRNQVLRAREIDPKSLIIEAYEKGLMIAVIPFTSKVLEPCNVSLAYQPPNPWTMGILGLLAEIYSMPNLKMNLKFDIEVLFKNLNVDLKEITPTALLKDRKREVEGNPDFSNKDVGASQPQMVAEVKSTLMSPLNQVELPLEVAPSSNSAGHPHLLSQYAAPLHLSSGTLMEDDKLAALGLSDQLPSAQGLLQATPQSPFSVSQLPTPVPNIGTHVIINQKLSALGLHMHFQRVVPIAMDRAIKEIVPSIVQRSVSIATQTTKELVLKDYAMESDETRIFNAAHLMVASLAGSLAHVTCKEPLRTSILSQLRNSLQGLNLASELLEQAVQIVTNDNLDLGCAVIEQAATDKAIQSIDGEINQQLSLRRNHRDGVGANFFDANVYTQGSMGVVPESLRPKPGHLSLSQQRVYEDFVRLPLQNQSSQSSHAVPAGASASTANTGLAGAYGTASTQLSPAYSSASGSLGFDSVSRPVDEAIDSTNSALHLSASSLHVGVAEAVTQHSSESDPVVGSFATVSSLPELHSVEYTDAAKESGTSSQPLPSPAAGERLGSSLSDPSLSTRDALDKYQIVSQKLESLITNEAREAEIQGIVTEVPEIILRCVSRDEAALAVAQKVFKGLYENASNHVHVGSLLTILTAIRDVCKLVVKELTSWVIYSDEERKFNKDITVGLIRSELLNLAEYNVHMAKLIDGGRNKAATEFAISLLQILAVEESTVISELHNLVDALAKLASKPGSPESLQQLVEMVKNPSANVAVSSGVNVGKDDKARQSRDKKAPGLSMVKEDLSSVESVEPDPAGFREQVSRLFAEWYRICELPGANDAACAHYILQLHQNGLLKGDDVTERFFRLLTELSVAHCLSSEVINSGTLQAPLQGQSLSFLAIDIYAKIVFSILKQGTNKPFLLSKILAVTVRFIQKDAEEKKSSFNPRPYFRLFINWLQDLGSIDPLVDGANFQILTAFANAFHALQPLKVPAFSFAWLELVSHRSFMPKMLTGNGQKGWPYIQRLLVDLFQFMEPFLRNAELGVPVHFLYKGTLRVLLVLLHDFPEFLCDYHFTFCDVIPPSCIQMRNIILSAFPRNMRLPDPSTPNLKIDLLAEISQSPRILSEVDAALKAKQMKNDVDEYLKTRQGSSFLTDLKQKLLLPPSEVAAAGTNYNVPLINSLVLYVGMQAIQQLQARTSHSQSSQNVPLAVFLVGAALDIFQALIVDLDTEGRYLFLNAVANQLRYPNTHTHYFSFILLYLFAESNQEIIQEQITRVLLERLIVNRPHPWGLLITFIELIKNPRYNFWNRGFIRCAPEIEKLFESVSRSCGGPKPVDESMVSNWVSENAH